In Carya illinoinensis cultivar Pawnee chromosome 10, C.illinoinensisPawnee_v1, whole genome shotgun sequence, one DNA window encodes the following:
- the LOC122278583 gene encoding uncharacterized protein LOC122278583 — MIAWACWYRRNQWVFEEKHLEPAEAVNHALCLLKAFQATKGTNSNGIKRVTKWQLPPQGTTKPNMDGAMFKEDGSAGVGLILRDWEGKVIMAISKRESAVVEPLEIELVAILRGLQFCIPLGLQALTIETDSLILAQELAKPEFANAMFGNIVIDIKQMQSRIPVCSILYVNREANESAHRLARFARSVVDTSVW, encoded by the coding sequence ATGATAGCTTGGGCATGCTGGTACAGAAGAAATCAGTGGGTATTTGAGGAAAAACATTTGGAACCAGCAGAGGCAGTCAACCATGCACTTTGTTTGCTAAAGGCTTTTCAAGCAACTAAAGGTACTAATTCTAATGGCATTAAGAGAGTGACTAAATGGCAACTACCTCCACAAGGGACCACAAAGCCTAATATGGATGGAGCTATGTTTAAAGAAGATGGCAGTGCAGGAGTTGGTCTTATTCTCAGAGATTGGGAAGGAAAGGTGATCATGGCTATAAGCAAAAGGGAGTCAGCAGTGGTGGAGCCTCTTGAGATTGAACTGGTAGCTATACTCAGGGGCTTACAATTTTGTATCCCTCTTGGTTTGCAAGCTCTAACTATTGAGACAGATTCATTGATTTTAGCTCAAGAGTTAGCAAAACCTGAGTTTGCCAATGCTATGTTTGGAAACATAGTAATAGATATAAAGCAGATGCAGAGTAGAATACCAGTTTGTTCTATTTTGTATGTTAATCGAGAGGCAAATGAGTCAGCACACAGATTAGCAAGGTTTGCAAGATCAGTAGTTGATACAAGTGTTTGGTAG